One genomic window of Panulirus ornatus isolate Po-2019 chromosome 14, ASM3632096v1, whole genome shotgun sequence includes the following:
- the LOC139753075 gene encoding GTPase-activating protein skywalker-like, protein MWWILASLPLTHLVRVLDCFLFKGSKVFMRIALAIFHLFGKAVTHDPSVAGSLPSRGLSESIIQFCQNLQVPPQKLLKTAFGIRGFSESEITKVVVHTEMYLKSQRMIGGTGSGGQMNVPETPSLNRSVSLEGLPTSETQSNIQMMSHTLTIKELLTLWSWLPMRMTMHQPTFVYTTEEHGCSLTTFFQLVEKHEPTLLCIRTVDDYVFGAYCSTAWANRHHKDEFGNWQTYFGTGETFLFTLRPTVAKYQCVGISRQQDNAALSSVEHSAELFMHADNNTVTIGEGNGQGIMLDRDFRYGKTETCQTFENPPLAPNGDFEVKVIEVYSLVGM, encoded by the coding sequence ATGTGGTGGATCTTGGCTtcacttcccctcacacacttGGTACGTGTGCTTGACTGCTTCTTGTTTAAGGGGTCTAAGGTTTTCATGCGCATTGCATTGGCCATCTTCCATTTATTTGGCAAGGCAGTGACTCATGATCCTTCTGTGGCTGGTTCTCTTCCATCTCGAGGGCTGAGTGAATCAATAATACAATTTTGCCAAAACTTACAGGTTCCTCCCCAAAAGCTTTTGAAAACTGCATTTGGCATCCGTGGTTTCAGTGAGTCAGAAATCACAAAAGTAGTTGTTCATACTGAGATGTATCTCAAGAGTCAACGAATGATAGGAGGAACTGGAAGTGGAGGACAGATGAATGTTCCAGAAACTCCATCTTTGAACCGTTCTGTCTCTCTGGAAGGTCTTCCAACTTCAGAAACTCAGTCAAATATTCAGATGATGTCTCACACCTTGACTATCAAGGAGCTACTGACACTGTGGTCATGGCTACCAATGAGAATGACAATGCACCAGCCCACATTTGTTTATACTACTGAGGAACATGGCTGTTCCCTTACAACTTTCTTCCAGCTTGTAGAAAAGCATGAGCCAACTCTCCTCTGCATCCGCACTGTGGATGATTATGTGTTTGGAGCTTACTGCTCCACTGCATGGGCCAACAGGCACCATAAGGATGAGTTTGGAAATTGGCAGACATACTTTGGCACAGGTGAAACTTTCTTGTTTACCCTGCGACCAACTGTTGCCAAGTACCAATGCGTCGGCATCTCCAGGCAGCAAGATAATGCAGCACTTTCATCAGTAGAGCACTCAGCAGAGCTCTTTATGCATGCAGACAATAACACGGTCACCATTGGTGAAGGAAATGGTCAGGGAATCATGCTGGATCGTGATTTCCGCTATGGCAAAACAGAAACGTGCCAGACTTTTGAAAATCCTCCTCTCGCGCCAAATGGTGACTTTGAAGTTAAAGTCATTGAAGTTTACAGCCTGGTTGGTATGTAA